ATGTGCCAACCTACGGCCCCATTAGGTTGCGCATACTTGATGTACCTGGAGAGCTTTCAATGTCTCCAAAATCTCTATCTAACCGTACTCAATAAGTTGGAAATAtgttaaaagatttttttattaggattttcatttaaacatttttaaaacattcattcatttaaagtTAGATGTTTGTCAATTTATAGGTAATCACATCTTACAATCTTTTTAAGTATAATTCGTAGATGGTATCAAAATAAAGTGATTTCGTTTTACTCTCGATAGTCCCGATGCTACGTactaaaatgtaaatattaGGACATATTCAGCTATAGCCAAAAAATAGTGCTTTGAAAAAACAAGACTAGGAAGGCCAACAATAAAACTATTCACTAGCACACTAACAAAATCATTCCATACAATAATAAAAGCACACAATCAATCAAGagtaaaatatgtaggtatgtttacACACATTCCCAAGATTCTGTTGCTCAATAAAAGGTTGTACCTTGTTCGAACACGGCCGCTACTTGAGCTTCTAGTCCATGTCTTTATATGAGACAACTAACATTCAGAATGGGCCTTATAACCTCTAACTAGGAACCCACGTTGAACGTCATCCTAAGGGAATGCCGTCTTCTCAATGAACACGATATTTTCCTGCGTGATTTATTTTAGGAAAATCAACATGGTACGTTGACGTCAATCACTAGGTATATAAAACCTTTATTTGAATGGGAAAATTTGATTCACTAATTCTTCTACCCAACTTAAAGGCCTCATCGATCTCAACACTAAATTACCTTGACAGCCGAATTAGCGCTAAGTACCCTGAATAACATTATTTAGCACCTAGTGGAATTACCATGAGCGATGAGATTTCATACTAGTAATCTCCGATAAGTACTCGTAAATACACGGATAGGTAAATTCTCAACgtgatttattaaataacctATCTACCTAATTAAAATCAAAGTTTTTGTTGAATGTATATATATTCCCCGCCTTTTTATGGTGCGTTTATTCATAgttatttaatgtaaataaaaaaaatattataggacattcttacacagattgactgagtcccacggtaagctcaagatggcttgtgttacAGGTActgagacaacgatatatatgttatacaaatacttatatgcatagaaaacatccatgactcaggaacaaataccactcatcacacaaataaatgcccttaccgggtatcgaacccgagaccgcggcgtagcaggcaggatcactacgcgctaggccagaccggtcgtcgtatataaattatataatttagGAATACAATGCTTATTGCACAAAacctgtatataaatataataagctAATGTTTCACTGACCAGTTAAACACAGCTTATTTTGCACGGGCTAAGCAAAAACTACTGGTACGTTTTTATACTGGAAATCAGACaactaattaaaataataaataaaatatagtaaaacTTTACGCATGCACTATTTGAATAGATATTAATGATCGTTTCAATGTTTTCTAACATTTTGAAGCCAGGAATATTTCTATCTATTTCATTCCTAATGTTTTCAAAGCAAAAGCAGACTGATTGAAAATCAATAATTTGGTtaatttttaggttatgttatgaCGTACTCATCACTTGCAGCAGCGACACAAAATGCTGCCCAACGCTGCTCTGAGTGTGCGCCAAATGTGCGTCTATAGATACTATACTTAGCATAATTGGTCAGTGATCATAAATCATGAATAGTTTCGATAAATGGCAAAATATACAGATAagataaagataagataaaaattcatttattcaagTAGGATCAAATAGACCGTGTAAACTCATCTACTCTAAATGTGAATATAAGAACTGAGACGCCGTAATGCAATAActcttatttattgataagaatcttagttaaaacgtatacatgttaattcattgaaatatattgcaaaaataaaaaatctagaCTTCTGTCTTCATAATGTAAGCTTCAGTTGACAGCAATTCAAAAATGTGACAGCTATATCGATTCTCTATGGTCAATCTTCTTGCTGGCCACGACATTCTCCCGCCTGAAGAACAGCAGAATCCTTTCTTTCAACATCTGGTAGTGGGCACAGCTTCGAAATCGATCTAGTTAACACTCCAGTTGCTGTGCGGACGTCGTAGACTCGCGTAACATTATCTTTTCCAGGATGTTTCAGTAACACTCTACCTAGTAGCCATTTACTAGGAGGTAATCTATAGTCTTTGATTAACACTAAATCTCCGACGTTGAACTCTTGTTGTCTAATTTTCCACTTAGGTCTCTCTTGTAATCTTGTAAGAAATTCTGTTTgccattttcgccaaaatatcTGTAACATTCTTTGCATATTTTGCCATCTCGATAGGGAGTTTGCTTTATGTTGAGTCAAATCTCTCTCTGGTATTGTGACTAATGGTTCTCCGACAAGAAAGTGTGCTGGTGTCAACGGCTCTAGGTCATCAGGATGATCGCTCAGCGGTGATAAGGGTCTCGAGTTAAGACAAGCTTCGATCTGGTTCAGAAGCGTTGATAATTCTTCGAAGGTAGGTGTAGTATCTCCGAGGGTTCTCTTTAGATGGAATTTCGAACTCTTCACCCCCGCTTCCCATAATCCCCCGTGATTTGGTGATCCAGGAGGGATGAACTTCCACTTGGTACCTTCAGTGTCTAGTAAGGCTGCTAGTTCAACTGGGATCGTTGATTTGCCAAGTCTCCAAGTCTCTAGTATTTCTTTGCTCGATGCAATGAAATTAGTACCGTGGTCGCTCCACATCTCTTTGACGAATCCTCTTCGTGATGTAAATCTTCGAAATGCAGCCATGAACGCTTCCATTGTCATGTTACTCACACATTCTATGTGTATAGCTTTAGTTACCATGCAGATGAAAATACATATGTATGCTTTGAACGTTTTCGTTCCTCGTCCAGGGCTCATGCGCACGTTGACTGGACCTGCGAAATCTACACCTGTAGTAAGAAATGCTCTTGATGGCTTAACTCTTATTTCAGGTAAATCGCCCATCAGTTGAGTTACAGTTTTCGCTTTTTGTTTAGCGCAAGGAAAGCAGTTTCTAACATACTTCTTGATAGTATTTCCTGCGTCAATCAGCCAGTATCTTCCTCTCAAGTATATTGTCATAAGTTGCGGGCCTCCATGCAATGTCTTCTTGTGTGCGTCATCGAGTAAAAGTGGTAGCAGTACATTGTTCTTAGACAGAATGACAGGATGTTTGCTCAGGAACTCTAAATCTGCATGTTTCAATCTTCCTCCAACTCTGAGTACTTCTTTTTCATCAAGAAAGGGTGTAAGTGACAGTATTCGACTTCTTTTCTTAAGTGGTTGACGATTTCTCAAAGCTTCGATTTCTTCTGGAAATTCAAGTTGCTGTGAAAGCTTGATACATGTAGTAAGTGCTTTTTCTCGCTCATCATGAGTTACATACTGAGGTAAGTTTTCTTTTACATCTTTGTTTTTGAACATCAGCCATCTTTGACAGTAAGCTATGACTGAAATGAGTCTTCTCAATGATGAATATCTCTTTGAAATTGTGAGTATGAATTCTTCTTTCTTCTCTAACACTGTAGTAGTAGCACATTTGATAGACTTTCTCGTTTCTTGATCTGTATCTTCTACTTCACAAGATTCTCTTTTCCATTCTCTTTGTTGTAAGAATGTTGGACCTTGAAACCATAAGGTATGTTCTTTCAATTTCTCAGGTGTGACTCCTCTCGACGCTGGATCTGCAGGATTTTCTTTAGTATTCACGTATGACCATGTAGTATTTATGTTATTGTTGATTTCAATGACTCGGTTCTTCACAAATGTTGTCCATTTCAGCGGGTCTCCGAGAATCCAAGCTAAAGTTACTTTTGAATCTGAATATGCGTATGTATTTTTGTTCTGGATCTTCATAGCTGTAGCAACATGTTTCAGCAGTTGACTCAGTAGTAGCGCTGCACTCAATTCTAGACGGGGCAAAGTAAGTTGTTTTTTCATCGGTGAGATTTTTGTCTTTGCCATGATAAGTGACACTTTGACTTCTCCATCTGGTTGTATTACTCTGCTGTAGACTACTGCTGCATAGGCTGACATTGATGCATCAGCGAAGCCATGTAGTTCTATTAACTCACTGTGGTTGGTTGTTCCAATCCATCTCTCAAGTTTAATTTGTGACAGGTGCTCTATACCATTGCAAAAGGTTTTCCACTCTGTCTTTAAGTCTTCTGGTAGTTCTGTATCCCATGATAATCCTCTTGACCAAATCTTCTGTAGAAATATCTTTCCCATGACTACAGATGGTGCTAGCCAACCCATTGGATCAAACAAGGAAGCTATGACAGTTAAGACGTTTCTCTTAGTTACTCGTTGTTCAGATAAAGTGTTAATTTTGTTAGTTACTAAGAGAGTATCTTCGTTTGAGTTCCATGTTATTCCTAAGGTTTTGATTGTCTCTTTTTTGTTGATGTCTATCTCACATTTCTTTGCTCTCTTCTCTGTTTCGACTGTATTGATGAATTTTTTGCTATTTGAAGACCATTTTTGTAGTTCAAAACCTCCTCTTCTTAGTACTTCTGTTAATTGACGTTTTGCTTCTATTGCAGTTTCTTCTGTATCTCCCCCTGACAGTACATCGTCCATGTAGAAAGAGTGGTTGATAATCTCTCGAGCTTGGGCATATTCTTCTGTGTTTGCCTCATCAATTGCTATTTGTCTCAAGGTTTTGATAGCTAAAAATGGCGCACATGCTGTTCCAAATGTGACTGTTAGCATTCTGTATTCTCTTATGTCTTCATCAGGGCTGAATCTCCAAAGTATTCTCTGAAAGTCTGTGTCTTCTCTTCTTACAAGGATCTGGCGATACATTTTGATGACATCAGCCACAAAACAGACTTTGTGTGTTCTCCATCTCATAAGAATGTCTCGAAGATCTCCCAGAAGTGACGGACCAACTAGCAGTTCTGAGTTGAGGCTCACTCCGTTGCTTCCTTTGCATGAAGCGTCATAGACTATGCGATACTTGGTAGTTTCTCTATCTTCACGGATCACAGGGTGATGTGACAAATATACTTGTTTGTCAGTTTCTTTAACAGACTCATCTCGTTCGATCAATTCCATATGTTGAAGTGTTATGTACTCTCTCATGACCTCGTTGTAGGCTTCTCTCAATTTTTTGTTTGCTTCTAATCTTCTCTTAGTGCTCATGAATCTTCTCAGTGCAATTTCTCTCGAATTCTCAGGTAAAATAGGTTTGTCGCTTTTAAAGGGAAGTGCCACAATGTATCTTCCATCAACATCTCTAGTTACAGTTTCTTGATATATTTTCTCAGCTCTAAGTTCTTGTGGGGTGAGAGTGTCGTTTTCCTCTGACTCTAATCTCTCTGTCTCCCAAAATTTTTCTACCATCTCCTCTAAAGTTATGTTCAGATGCATGGTTTTGAATTCTCTTGTGCGGTTGTTTGTCAAATGACCTCCTGACAGTATATATCCCAAGCGTGTTTGTTGTGCTATGGGAGTACCTGGTTCTCCTTTAATCACTCCATTCATTAAGATGTCTGAGTAGATATGAACTCCAAGTAGTAAATCAATGTTGCTTGGTGTATGATAAGTTGGATCTGCCAGTGACAGGTGTTGCAGATGACTCCATTTCTGTGGATTGATCGGGACTTCTggcattatgtcagtgacatcTTCAACAATGTAGGCTGTGCAGTCAGCTTTGAAGTTGTTGTCGAATCTTGAGTAAATCTCTATGTTTGTAGCGGATTTGATTGTAGTTGACATGTTACCCACTCCGGTAATTAATCCATCAACTGTTTTTCTTCGAAGTTGTAGTTTTCTAACAGTTGCTTCACTTATGAATGACTCTTGAGAACAGGGATCAATGAGTGCTCGTAGTACTTGCATACCATGGCCGGTCTTGATATTTACTAGTGCGGTAGCCATTAGTGCAGTATGACTCTGAGTGATAAGATAATTTCTCAGTTTTGGTGTTTCTGAAGTTTTAGTGGTAGACTCTTCTCTCATGGTATAGTTTGAATTGGATGCGGGTGCTTTCGACGTGGATTGTTGATTGTTCTCTCTCTCTTCAGCGGTTTGATTCTCAAAATGAAGTAAAGAATGATGTCTTCTTTGGCAATGATGACAGGATACTTTGGATTTACAGTTTTTCACATTATGTTTTGATGACAAGCATTTGAAGCATAGTCTCTCCTTTTGGACGTGTTGAACTCTATTGTTGACATCTAAATTTGCAAATTCTTTGCATAGATAGTTCAAATGGTCTTGCTTGCAGTAGGAACATTGTACTGTAGTTGTAGCGGGGCTTGTTAGAAAGGATCTTTGTCTCACGATAGCTCTCTCTCTGTCCTTCGAATAAGTTGTCGACGGAATCATTTCTAACACTCTGAAACGTGTGTCTAAGAAGGTTGTTAACTTCTCAAGTTTCGGCAACTCTTGTACAGGTAGCGTGCTTATCTCCTCTTCCCACTGTTTGCGTGTCTCTTCATCCAATTTGTTGAGAATAATGTGAATAACAATTGTATCCCACTCGTTTATCTTCACGTCGTTGTTTTTAAGACTGTTCAGACATTCTTGAGTAGTATCGAGAAGTTCTCTAATAGATTTGGAAGTGCCGTTGTATACTCTCTTCTGATTCATAAATCTATTCAAGATTGTATTCACTATCATGCGTTTGTTGTTGTACCTCTTGTCTAAAGTTTCCCATGCGACATCGTAGTTTTTCTCGGTTATTTGTAGATGTTTCAATAATTGTTCAGCTTCACCAGTGACACTTGATTTCAAATAATGAAGTTTTTGTACCTTGCTCAAAGATGGTTTGTTGTGAACGAGTGACGTATATAGGTCTCGAAAAGATGTCCATTCTTCATAATTTCCCGAGAATTGGGGCAGTATTACTTTGGGAAGTTTTACATCTTGCGTAGATTGCTTGTTTACATCTGACGTGTTATTCTGCGGATGCGGTTGCGGGTTCTCTCTCACAGCGGTAGATTTGTTGAACAGATCAATAGTATCTGACAATTCTCCTTTTatcataaaatactcttcttctCCAACAGAATAAATGTCGTTGACGAAATAAACATGTTCTTTTCTTTGAGCGCTCGTTGCATATTTAACAATTTGGAAATGGTTTGTCTGGAATTTCTGCCAATACTCGTTAAGTGTGTCGATTCTTGCTTGTACGTAGCCTTTCGTAATGCGTGTTTTTCCTTGCTTTTTGAAGTTTATTCCTATCTTCCGTATTAAGTCGTAAGTAGTTTCTTGTTCCGATACGTATGTATCCATTTTGTAGGTTATGTAGTAAAATCTTGCGACGAAATATCTAGAATCTTCGGTCTTGTTCTTCGAAAACACGAAATGTTCGGAAATTCACACTTTTTCTTCCAATTATTACGAATCGCGATGTATTTTCACTACTTTATGTCCATTGTTTACA
This genomic window from Leguminivora glycinivorella isolate SPB_JAAS2020 chromosome 1, LegGlyc_1.1, whole genome shotgun sequence contains:
- the LOC125233651 gene encoding uncharacterized protein LOC125233651; protein product: MDTYVSEQETTYDLIRKIGINFKKQGKTRITKGYVQARIDTLNEYWQKFQTNHFQIVKYATSAQRKEHVYFVNDIYSVGEEEYFMIKGELSDTIDLFNKSTAVRENPQPHPQNNTSDVNKQSTQDVKLPKVILPQFSGNYEEWTSFRDLYTSLVHNKPSLSKVQKLHYLKSSVTGEAEQLLKHLQITEKNYDVAWETLDKRYNNKRMIVNTILNRFMNQKRVYNGTSKSIRELLDTTQECLNSLKNNDVKINEWDTIVIHIILNKLDEETRKQWEEEISTLPVQELPKLEKLTTFLDTRFRVLEMIPSTTYSKDRERAIVRQRSFLTSPATTTVQCSYCKQDHLNYLCKEFANLDVNNRVQHVQKERLCFKCLSSKHNVKNCKSKVSCHHCQRRHHSLLHFENQTAEERENNQQSTSKAPASNSNYTMREESTTKTSETPKLRNYLITQSHTALMATALVNIKTGHGMQVLRALIDPCSQESFISEATVRKLQLRRKTVDGLITGVGNMSTTIKSATNIEIYSRFDNNFKADCTAYIVEDVTDIMPEVPINPQKWSHLQHLSLADPTYHTPSNIDLLLGVHIYSDILMNGVIKGEPGTPIAQQTRLGYILSGGHLTNNRTREFKTMHLNITLEEMVEKFWETERLESEENDTLTPQELRAEKIYQETVTRDVDGRYIVALPFKSDKPILPENSREIALRRFMSTKRRLEANKKLREAYNEVMREYITLQHMELIERDESVKETDKQVYLSHHPVIREDRETTKYRIVYDASCKGSNGVSLNSELLVGPSLLGDLRDILMRWRTHKVCFVADVIKMYRQILVRREDTDFQRILWRFSPDEDIREYRMLTVTFGTACAPFLAIKTLRQIAIDEANTEEYAQAREIINHSFYMDDVLSGGDTEETAIEAKRQLTEVLRRGGFELQKWSSNSKKFINTVETEKRAKKCEIDINKKETIKTLGITWNSNEDTLLVTNKINTLSEQRVTKRNVLTVIASLFDPMGWLAPSVVMGKIFLQKIWSRGLSWDTELPEDLKTEWKTFCNGIEHLSQIKLERWIGTTNHSELIELHGFADASMSAYAAVVYSRVIQPDGEVKVSLIMAKTKISPMKKQLTLPRLELSAALLLSQLLKHVATAMKIQNKNTYAYSDSKVTLAWILGDPLKWTTFVKNRVIEINNNINTTWSYVNTKENPADPASRGVTPEKLKEHTLWFQGPTFLQQREWKRESCEVEDTDQETRKSIKCATTTVLEKKEEFILTISKRYSSLRRLISVIAYCQRWLMFKNKDVKENLPQYVTHDEREKALTTCIKLSQQLEFPEEIEALRNRQPLKKRSRILSLTPFLDEKEVLRVGGRLKHADLEFLSKHPVILSKNNVLLPLLLDDAHKKTLHGGPQLMTIYLRGRYWLIDAGNTIKKYVRNCFPCAKQKAKTVTQLMGDLPEIRVKPSRAFLTTGVDFAGPVNVRMSPGRGTKTFKAYICIFICMVTKAIHIECVSNMTMEAFMAAFRRFTSRRGFVKEMWSDHGTNFIASSKEILETWRLGKSTIPVELAALLDTEGTKWKFIPPGSPNHGGLWEAGVKSSKFHLKRTLGDTTPTFEELSTLLNQIEACLNSRPLSPLSDHPDDLEPLTPAHFLVGEPLVTIPERDLTQHKANSLSRWQNMQRMLQIFWRKWQTEFLTRLQERPKWKIRQQEFNVGDLVLIKDYRLPPSKWLLGRVLLKHPGKDNVTRVYDVRTATGVLTRSISKLCPLPDVERKDSAVLQAGECRGQQED